The proteins below are encoded in one region of Drosophila santomea strain STO CAGO 1482 chromosome 3R, Prin_Dsan_1.1, whole genome shotgun sequence:
- the LOC120454699 gene encoding tRNA modification GTPase GTPBP3, mitochondrial, with product MALLRNASNGFLGSFRRFASTGCTIYSLSSGHVKCGVSVIRVSGPQTKKALRAIVANKEYEPKARQAYLKSFYHPASKEMIDRGLLLWFPGPASFTGEDSCEFQVHGSLAVIAAMLDALGKVDGLRPAEPGEFTKRAFFGGKLDLTEVEGLADLIHAETEAQRKQALLQSTGALARLYDNWRRRLIRCAAHLEAYIDFAEEEQIEGGIILQLGKELKAVKREIREHLSDQRQGELLRDGVRTVIIGAPNVGKSSLLNLLCQRSVSIVTDQAGTTRDIIETMHNFGGYPVVFSDTAGLRRYTTDSIEQEGMQRAKNCLVGSDLILLLAEAKHIAQLTHDDAVAPFVDSYLGELDIPLDMCSGKRLQLVANKTDTLSDEEHQQLDKLSNVLAISCHKPDKMPLFLGSLEKQLQELCGEPRAENPRITNTRYRQQLERCIENIDIFLRDYRPDVYPDMAIAASKLRNSVRCIERITGHISCEDILDVVFKDFCIGK from the exons ATGGCGCTTCTCAGGAACGCGTCCAATGGCTTCTTGGGCAGTTTCCGGCGCTTTGCCAGCACCGGATGCACCATCTACAGCCTCAGTTCCGGTCATGTGAAGTGCGGCGTGTCCGTAATCCGCGTCTCCGGGCCGCAAACAAAGAAGGCGCTCCGAGCAATTGTTGCAAACAAGGAATATGAGCCAAAG GCTCGTCAGGCGTACTTGAAATCCTTCTACCATCCCGCCAGCAAGGAGATGATTGACCGCGGACTCTTACTTTGGTTTCCTGGTCCGGCTTCCTTCACTGGCGAGGATTCCTGCGAGTTCCAGGTGCACGGATCCCTGGCGGTGATTGCGGCCATGCTGGATGCTCTGGGAAAAGTGGATGGGTTGCGGCCAGCGGAGCCAGGAGAGTTCACAAAGCGAGCCTTCTTTGGGGGCAAACTGGATTTGACAGAGGTGGAGGGCTTGGCCGATCTGATCCACGCTGAAACGGAGGCGCAGAGGAAGCAG GCATTGCTACAAAGCACCGGTGCACTGGCGCGCCTCTACGACAACTGGCGCCGGCGACTTATCCGTTGTGCTGCCCATTTGGAGGCCTACATAGACTTCGCCGAGGAGGAGCAAATCGAGGGCGGCATCATCCTGCAACTGGGCAAAGAACTGAAGGCGGTGAAGCGCGAGATTCGGGAGCATTTGAGTGACCAGCGGCAGGGAGAGCTCCTCCGCGACGGAGTTCGCACTGTGATCATCGGAGCACCCAATGTGGGCAAGAGTAGTCTGCTCAATCTGCTCTGCCAGCGATCCGTGTCCATAGTGACGGATCAGGCGGGCACCACTCGGGATATTATAGAAACCATGCACAATTTCGGAGGATACCCGGTGGTATTTTCGGACACAGCCGGTTTGCGTCGATATACCACGGATAGTATAGAGCAGGAGGGAATGCAGAGAGCCAAAAACTGCCTGGTCGGATCCGATTTGATATTGCTCCTAGCTGAAGCCAAGCACATTGCACAGCTGACGCACGATGACGCAGTTGCTCCGTTTGTAGATAGCTATCTGGGCGAGTTGGATATACCCCTGGACATGTGCTCAGGAAAACGCCTGCAATTGGTGGCCAACAAAACGGACACTTTGTCGGATGAGGAGCATCAACAGTTGGACAAGCTGTCCAATGTCTTAGCCATATCATGCCATAAGCCCGATAAGATGCCCTTGTTTCTGGGATCGCTGGAGAAGCAGCTGCAAGAACTCTGCGGAGAACCGCGGGCGGAGAATCCACGCATCACAAACACCCGCTACCGCCAACAACTGGAGCGCTGCATTGAGAACATTGATATTTTTCTGCGAGATTACAGACCTGACGTTTACCCCGACATGGCCATTGCCGCCTCCAAGCTGCGCAACTCCGTGCGCTGCATCGAACGCATCACCGGACACATCAGTTGCGAAGATATACTCGACGTCGTCTTCAAGGACTTTTGCATTGGAAAGTGA
- the LOC120454698 gene encoding golgin-84 produces the protein MSSWITGLADKAENILNKLDQNAATALQTENSTGSADPMRRSMTSSTQSLSTSMKSTLSPVKRSGANSSSSVKSEGGGAVVTKDMRQKMTTSASFSNSPDVALNSMDTNELAAFKIALNEITAERDELRLRLDDLNNETEKFDLHQHTQVLEALVKTLSEERDKAVHDHNEAQAANMAYVHSISELETNLAKLQQEYMSAAHKLQMQTKETEQQRQELQEYRIKAQRALQAKDSLIAELKAKPTEEGADPSLVSKDSETRFLQIEQESLKQELEHANEELQKARLQLDDYNSQERQRQVELSSARQREETLAKELRQAREHSVTSESDQRVLTQELASLRQQLSNQMAAAATRLQEREQQLQQMRQRLSEEANTGAKNNYETRLKALTQSLVERQSLLERVTSERNALRLQHEKAQTQLQQNMHLVEMESQRGSSRHALLNSTDDVKAQFPLLMHPSPFDNRVARRFKRALRQADSMGIRVGTFLRRYPMMRVSVIVYVALLHLWVMFVLLSTTPN, from the exons ATGTCATCCTGGATCACAGGACTGGCGGACAAGGCCGAAAACATCTTGAACAAGCTGGACCAAAATGCGGCAACAGCCCTCCAAACAGAGAACTCCACTGGATCAGCGGATCCAATGCGCAGGAGCATGACGAGCAGCACCCAATCTCTGTCCACGTCCATGAAGTCGACTCTGTCGCCAGTGAAGCGCTCGGGCGCCAATAGCTCATCTAGTGTAAAAAGCGAGGGCGGAGGCGCCGTGGTCACCAAGGACATGCGCCAAAAGATGACCACATCGGCCAGTTTCTCCAACAGCCCCGACGTAGCCCTCAACTCAATGGACACAAATGAATTGGCTGCCTTCAAGATCGCCCTGAATGAGATCACAGCCGAGAGGGATGAACTTCGTCTGCGCTTGGATGATCTCAATAACGAAACCGAAAAGTTCGATCTGCATCAACATACCCAGGTGCTGGAAGCTCTGGTTAAAACTCTTTCCGAGGAGCGGGACAAGGCAGTTCATGACCACAATGAAGCCCAGGCTGCCAACATGGCGTACGTGCACTCCATCTCCGAACTGGAAACCAATCTGGCCAAGTTGCAGCAGGAATACATGAGCGCCGCTcacaaattgcaaatgcaaacgaAGGAAACGGAACAGCAGCGCCAGGAGCTCCAGGAATACCGCATCAAGGCTCAGCGAGCCCTGCAGGCGAAGGATTCCCTCATCGCAGAGTTGAAGGCTAAGCCCACGGAGGAGGGCGCAGATCCAAGCCTGGTGTCCAAGGACAGTGAAACGCGTTTTCTGCAAATTGAGCAAGAGTCACTGAAACAAGAACTTGAGCACGCCAATGAGGAACTGCAAAAGGCGCGTTTGCAGCTGGACGATTACAATTCACAGGAAAGACAACGACAGGTGGAGCTTAGCTCGGCCCGCCAACGTGAGGAGACACTAGCAAAGGAGTTGCGACAGGCAAGGGAACACAGTGTGACCTCCGAGTCCGATCAGCGAGTGCTCACCCAGGAACTGGCATCACTTCGGCAACAGCTTAGTAACCAAATGGCTGCTGCCGCCACTCGCCTTCAAGAGCGggagcagcagcttcagcagATGCGTCAGCGGTTGAGCGAAGAAGCCAACACGGGGGCCAAAAACAATTACGAGACTCGGTTGAAGGCTTTAACCCAATCGCTGGTCGAACGGCAGAGTCTTTTGGAGAGAGTTACGAGTGAGAGAAACGCCCTGAGACTGCAGCACGAGAAGGCACAGACGCAGCTACAGCAGAACATGCACTTGGTGGAAATGGAAAGCCAAAGGGGCAGCTCCCGCCATGCGTTGCTCAACAGCACAGATGATG TTAAAGCACAATTCCCGCTCCTTATGCATCCAAGTCCATTCGACAATCGTGTGGCCCGTCGCTTCAAGCGAGCCCTTCGGCAGGCGGACTCCATGGGCATTAGGGTGGGAACCTTTCTGCGTCGCTATCCCATGATGCGGGTCTCTGTGATCGTCTACGTGGCTCTGCTGCACCTTTGGGTCATGTTTGTGCTGCTCTCCACTACACCAAACTAA